TAAACGTCTGTGAGAACGTGAAGCTCTTCATTCAGCGTGAAACATCTGACCCGTGGAGATGAGCGGAAGAGGAAAGGGCGGGAAAGGACTCGGTAAAGGAGGCGCCAAGCGGCACCGGAAAGTCCTCCGGGATAACATCCAGGGGATCACCAAGCCCGCCATCCGCCGCCTGGCTCGCCGCGGCGGCGTGAAGCGGATCTCCGGGCTGATCTACGAGGAGACCCGCGGGGTGCTGAAGGTGTTCCTGGAGAACGTGATCCGTGACGCCGTCACGTACACCGAGCACGCCAAGCGGAAGACCGTCACCGCCATGGACGTGGTGTACGCGCTGAAGAGGCAGGGACGCACGCTGTA
This portion of the Brachionichthys hirsutus isolate HB-005 chromosome 22, CSIRO-AGI_Bhir_v1, whole genome shotgun sequence genome encodes:
- the LOC137910924 gene encoding histone H4 codes for the protein MSGRGKGGKGLGKGGAKRHRKVLRDNIQGITKPAIRRLARRGGVKRISGLIYEETRGVLKVFLENVIRDAVTYTEHAKRKTVTAMDVVYALKRQGRTLYGFGG